From the Mya arenaria isolate MELC-2E11 chromosome 17, ASM2691426v1 genome, the window TGTGTTATACAACATATGAACAAAAACATTGGTGTGTGCACCAACATAGCAATACTTTTAGACACATTATAATGGAGACAATTCCCCAACTAGTGTTACAATatgtaatattcatattcagtcataataaaaaaaaacgttttggaAATTCAACAAAATTCTTCCATTTAATGCATGTTCTCACTAGCATAAAATGATgagattgtaaaaaaaatatatccatCATAACACAACTGTTATTCATGTTTCAGTttaatcaagttagagagcAAGTGTTTAGCCAGGTATGACGATGACGACCTCTGGTACAAGGCCACTGTTGTAGAGGTTGGAGAGTCAGAGGTTAAGGTCACATTTGATAGCTACTCCGACGACCCTTTGTCTTTGCTTTGGGAAGATGTTTTACCTTTAGGTATAATTAGTTtcatatatttgcttttataatgACAGGCGCATAGGAAGCAAATTGACATTGGGGCCACGGAAGGGGTGGGCTGGGGAGAGGTGTCCCCTCCTTTcgagatttttttcaattttaagcattaaaAGACTCGATTTTcagtgagttcaggttttattttacACCTTCGTGTTGCCAATCTTTCTGCCTTCCGCCTTTCATTGCTGTCATACATATGCAAAGCAGAACGCACAATCTGTCGCCTGcaagcataaaaaataacattatgagCAACAGCAACAATTAGGGTGCAATCATAAATACACCAGtatatttatttgcttttaaatattgGTACTCACGCAGTCTCACAATGTATGTAAATTATCAAATTAGTGCAGTTTACCTCTTTATAGTGAAGCCACGAGTGACTTTGGAACCATTGCAATCTTTTCCGTACCTTAGCTGAATGCtctgtgttcatttttttagtGCCAAAAGACCTCTTTCGAAATTAAATTTTTTTAGGCTGTTTTGGGACTTCCATTTTCGAGTCAAACTTGAATGTGACGAGTTACATTGTTTTGGCTATTGAAAATTCTGATTTAACGAGTACATACAATTATCACAATCAACTAGAGTTTTTGAAACACCAAATACGATACAAATAAGTATTGTCTTGTTGCCTCTTTTTCTTTCACTTATCCGTCTTTACTAATCCGCCGACTGTTTTCACACCATTCACACGCCAATTAGCTAGATGGTCACAGGTTTAATTATGACATGGTGACgtgtttattcaatatcgtgtcaaACTGgtattaatgttaattttatattaagacGATTTTTACGAAAATCGGTATCAAGTATTTGCTGCCCCATTGCCGTTACTAGCCTACTGCGGCCCCAGCTCCTTCGCGCCTGAACGATTGTTAAGAACGTTACGCTAGGTCACTTATTTGTGGCACAGTGTTGCGCCGGATTGTGGTCTTTTCTTAAAAGGGAAACCAGAATACATTTAGTGACTACAGCTTTGTGACTACATACCAAACTTACATATGCCCAGACAGGGAATCAAAAACTTAAGACAGTATTATTGGTTTTGGGTAATTCTGTCTGGTTTGCCTAGTTTTACAAGTGATAGTGTTGTTGCTATAGTTTGGGAAAACAGTTGTATGACATTTGTTCAAGGTTAAGTACAAGGTACCATATGGTTGACattgtacatatttatataaaagccATTTAAAAGGTGATGATACCTCATGTAATGATACTTAAGATCATCCTGTTGAAACATGGTCGGGGCTGTTTCATCAATAATCCAAAGAGCGCTTTGTACTTGGAAGATATTTTCAGAGGTGCAGTACTACTGATGAAATTCTCTTCAAGCATTATTGATGAAATGGCCCCCTTAATTCACATGGTTTTGCCAGTGTATGTGTTCATTATGTATTAAAAGGAAGGTTAATACAACTTCAAACAATTTGTCTTCCTCTCCAGATGATGAATCAGATTCTTCCAGTGAGTCAGGTGATGATGACATCATTATAAATCAACCAATCAGCAGAGATGACAGTGATGATGAGGATGACTTTCCAGTGTTTCTATGGAAACCTTCAAGTCATGGCCTTGGTGACCTTGGACAGTGGGAGGCCCATACAAAGGTTGGTAAATCAGTTTTGCTTTGATGTAGAACTGTTTTGTGGAGAAAACGTGACAAAGTAGCAACAAAACATTGGCTCGTTAAAAGcaatttttaaccaaaatcttcttaagatttaaattttgaaagcTTATGAATACTCTCTATCCATCTTAGGTTGAACATTGAGCTACTAGGGCTTATGATTagtattttgaatttataaaagAAGTTTGCATTATTAATACAtccaaatatatacatgtattgtcacCCTGCCAaaagcaatacatgtacatcaatattTTAGGGTGTAGGTAGCAGATTGTTATCCAAGATGGGTTACATACCCGGCCAAGGCCTTGGGAAAAATGGTGAAGGAAGGATCGAGCCTGTCCCCATACAGCTGTTACCACAAGGtagaattatttgaatatatattggAAGTTGAAATCAGTAAAAGCTGAGCTTGTtggttttttgaagaaaatcgGGCAGTTTTGCTTTTATAAccttgttgttattgttgttgagTGAAAACAATGCTGTCAATATTCTGTATTAAACTCTGAATCCTTGTAATAGAATATTCTATGCGGCTTAGGTTTTTTATTATGCAGTGTCTCAATTGCTTGCTTGTTCTGCTGCTTTAAGCTTATCAGTGTTATTATAAGCTAatctgggtttttttaaagaaaaatcttCGGCCTTAGAGACTTTGTTGTGGTTGTCCTTGTGCAAAATGTTTAACCTTGCACCAACTCAAAAACCTGTTAGACACATACAACTATCATTTAGTTAAAGTGTTGCCATTGTACAGCAAGGGCCCTAAACTCTGGctttaaaaaagacaatttataCCTCGTccgattgaaaaaaacaaagcatTGGCATTTTCTCCACAGCCTtcttattaaagctgcactctcaaagattgactgtttgacaacttttttgtcttgaattagccaattttggtgtaaatgtctggaaatcTGTGATATAGGACTGCttacaaaaattattattaaaaatatttatgttcgaagattgatgttttatggttaaaagtgTTACtgatgtttaagaaaaatgaaattttcaaaacaacagaTCTTTTCTATTGTGAgtcatcttatatgactgaatttaaGGCATCAATGCAAAAAAAcagctgattctgagaaaaaaaatcaaaaccatcaatctttgagagtgcagcttcaagtAACAAAGATTTCATGTTTAGATCAAgacatcattatttttttgagtGTTATATTATAAAGTTTCTATTTTTCAGGGAAGTCTTTAGACAAGATAATGGCCTTAAAGGAGATTTCTGGAAATCGAGATATGTTTGATGCCATGAAGAGGCAGGAAAAGCTTGACAGAAACCTTGCCAAGAAGCTCGAGAACCAGTATAAATCTGGTGTGCAGAAGACAGGcgtgtttgattttattaataagAAGCTAGGAGGAAAGAAAGGTatagttattttgaaaaaatgttcttGGAATTCTTGCTCTTTCTTTAAAGAAGAATAATTATAAAGCTGGATTAAAACACCATGCCTATGAAATTAGATAAactttatgctcattttttttcttcttcattgGGTAAGTAAAACCTTTCGTTAGCACATCATTGACATGTACGCCTGGTACGCCTGGTACGCCTGGTACTGAAGAATTGGCATTTAGAATGAAAGATCCAATTGAATACATTTTGCTTTCAGGAAAGCTTAGTGAGCTTATACATCACCATGGAGATGGGAAACAGTCACATGGAGGTCAAGGCCACTCAAAATTACACAGGAATATATCTGAGCAAGACTTGAAAGAAAAgtctgacaaaaatattaatatacagGTAAGAGTCTGTGTTATTGATTATGCAAGATGTAGTTTTATCTTCAACCAAATccttttttttacatgtttaacaaaatgctcaataaattaaaagatcttttaatttattgagcattttgtgaacaaaagacaaaaaatatatacacagttGGTAGAATTCACAGATTTGTATGTTCTTTAGGCtatttaaatatgttgcaaaAATGAAGTAAATTATCATAATGTTGCTTATTTGCTATAGATTtgttatttgtgtaatatattaaCTAGggtgttttctattattttatgtaatatatacagaatgatatatttttgttgcagCTTTTGAAAACTAGTGGCGAGATGAAATCAGTGCAGAAGGAATTGATGAAGTTAAAAGAATCACTTTCAAGAAATGAGAGGTGTGTGTATATTGTGGTTAAaagttaatatgttttatgtctgtTTTGACTACATTTATGTAgtccaaaaaataatatactgttaaataaatgtgaaagttaacaaataccatcattttcaaatattaatgtacAACAGTTTTTAATTGATACCTATCTATTTTGGTTTGGTTTTGAAGAAATATGTTGCTTTGAATCACGGTGTGGTATGTTTACTGATTTCCAATTCGAGAGGTGAACACCACAAGCTCTTTCATGAGAGGCCGATACCAATAACACTTGAACACTCACACActcatacatgtaaataagaATGACCGCCAATGTCAACCAATATGTGTAATTTAGTCAAAAGATTTATTACAACTTCTACCCCTCAacagttaatatttttgtttaagggACAAAAGTGTAACAGCCAGAGTGAAGACCAAGATTTCGTCTCTTGAATCCTACTTGGAGAAGCTCAAATCGTCAGAAAACCTTATGGAATCACACCAACAGAAACGAAAGAACCACAAAAAGATGACAGTGTTCTAACGTTGAAGTGTTTTAACTTTCagttgttttaaagatatttgatatataatgtgTTAGTAGTTATGTTGTGtggtaaattatttcaaagctCGTTACAATATTTGAGTTCGCAAAAGGCTcgttttgataataaaattattgttaaaccTGGCTTTACTCATTGTATGGGGATATGATCAATACAAacgtattttaaacaaaattgtgatAAAGAAATCCTCCtccattcaatttatttataaaactgttGGCGCTTATAAAGCAACACGTTCCAAACTCCATTCTCAacagagttacttcccttcaGTACAGTAACCACCATGTAAATCACGTGACTAAGTCACCTGACGCATACAATAtcactgttaaaatattatatcgGTAAAGATTTCAGATTATATTAAGTATGTATCACCCCTATTCGAAGAAGAGaaggtatattgctttgcacatgtcggtcgatCGGAaggtcggtagaccaaagcttgtcccaGTGATAACTCGCCAATGCCTTGAACGATGCCTCCACAAAATTGACATGGAgactgggcctgaccagtagatgaattctattgattttgaggtaaTCAGATCAAATCAGCTGgcattttggtccatgcatattgtatttaattgtccaaatattcctgacaacatggcactcaggcggggcataatgtttgacaaacatgtcttggttaattaatgtttttttgttgtattttaaccTCAATGCACcatgaatatttgaaatttttgaTTATAAAATCAACGATCCAATAATTAGAGATGAAaacgcatttaaaaaaatgtatgtacatgtaaagcTGAAATCCAGCTTTAATCGTTCAGTGTGGCAGGGATCTAGTCTgcttgtcaggggagatcactgcgtaggtcATTGAACACATTCGTCAGAACCGAGTGCATACAATCTGTCCCGTAACACATTTGATCGACTCAATTTAACTTAATACAACATGTCATATAGCAAAGGATATAATGTTTTACCCATAAAAACTGTGCCAAAAcctaaatgaaaaaatgaagtttGCAAAAGTGAAACAGTTCGTTCTTCTGATGCATTACAAACCCACTGTCCCCAAACCAGAATCGATAATGCAGTACTCTGTACACTAAAAATAAACAGGCATTTGTTTTGTCACAGTTATTTCTTTTTGAAGCAATTCCTtatcaaacataaacatgtgtcctcttttttattttttgtagtatttgattaaaaacaaataatttgaaaataaatatacttttgaAGGCATGGAGACTGAAGTATTTTGGCACTGCCTTTTCGATTGTGGAAGGATTTTTCCGTTCGAAATCTCTGATAATCTCTGTGTCAAAAAACTTCAACTCAGTAACCTTACTAACCATTGTTGAATATTGTATCTACAAACCTGAAGGTGCTCAACGGAAACCAGAGATCCGAATCAAGTACTAATGtactgaaatgaaatatgaatacaatatGACTATGTTCTTTATGAATTACCAAAATCAACAATCTGTTGACCCACTTGAAAAGATAAACCGCGTCATGTGCAATGAGGTTATTAAACTTAACACAAATATTGGTGTTTATAAGTGGTGTCAATTAATGAAGtcaatcagaaataaaataaacatgatactTTCGAAAAGTTGTCGATTAATGATCATTCTTTAGAAAGCAATTCATgattaagctttaatatatgcaGTTTAATCTGTATTTAAGAGCTGTGCAAATTTATGTCAATATGTCCTAGCATACAACCTTAAGCATTAAGCGTTCTCCGTGCACATGTATtatatactactcaaaatttgataaggATCACTTGATTAGTTATTTGTAAAATCTTAACCAAATAAGTatgcttatttaatttcaaagcattagtTTTATCCCTTCGTAGGCCTCTAGAATGTTcgatgattttgattgtatttctacCAGCGCGTGCACGGGCAGCACGGAAAACTGCATACCCACGAAATAAGGCGttttggcatacatgtaacaacatggtcatttcttgtttttcgcTTCGTGTATTCGATTTTTACTCGGACCATCTACCACATTGTGTTCAAAATGCCAAACAGAAGACATTTAACTCCTGATGAAATGCATGTTGGCATTGGAATGCTAGAGGCAGGGTTGTCTCAGAGGACTGTGGCTGAACACCTGAATGTGTCACAAAGTGTAGTTTGCAGGATGTGGAATCGTTATCAAATGAATGGAAATGCTCAACATCGACATGGTGGTGGTCGTGCAAAGGCTACATCTGACGTTCAGGATCGTTACATTGCGGTTTTAGCCAGACGTAACCGCTTTCGTAATGCCACTTCGTTACGTAATGACATCCAGAATGCCACAAACGTAAGAGTTTCAACGCAAACCATTAGAAATCGTTTGCATAGTGCTGGCTTGATGGCACGACGACCGGCAATTCGCATCCCATTGACCCGATACCATATACAGGAGCGATTGGACTGGGCACATCAACACGTTGGATGGACATTAAAAGAATGGACAATAGTGCTTTTTACAGACGAGTcaaagttttgtattgactttACAGATCGACGTTCCAGAGTGTGGAGGGGACGTAATGAACGTTTTGCTCCAGTTTGTGTCGCCGAACATGACCGTTATGGCAAGGGCTCAGTCATGGTATTGGCCGGAATCAGCATGCACGGGAAAACAGTCTTACACGTAATTGAAAACGGTACATTGACGGCTGTTCGTTATTGTAACGAGATCCTGGACGTTTATGTTTGACCGTTTGCAGGTGCAATTTGTCCTGATTTCATTCTCATGGATGATAATGCGCAAACATCAGAGCAAACATCACAAACGAATATCTGAAAAATGCTACCATCGAGAGAATGGACTGGCCAGCTCGTTCCCCCGACATGAACCCGATCGAGCATGCCTGGGACATGCTTCAGAAAGCTGTTTCTGCTCGTCCGGTCCAGCCAACAACGGTCCCTCAGCTCAGAGCAGCGC encodes:
- the LOC128224242 gene encoding zinc finger CCCH-type with G patch domain-containing protein-like, with translation MDEEELHSSLETYKSQLHQVEQAIQAAGSSPDLEALRNDLTELVNLTQGSLLSLKKSQLLKEIDSRDGSGGSSDSKGNNSVKQKASLYDSEESGSTSLDNEYAAFQEMLGTDVTSSQDSAENKNNFKEKVYEGRDRCNEELDVSSGGSVNDLYKDIVGTRCQAPYAHDWGEKAYGNALIAGVETGLETEMPKVQVMFSNPTHSAMLPCKYFLSGSCRFTDQDCRFSHGHLVELEDLREYIEPDHSLIKLESKCLARYDDDDLWYKATVVEVGESEVKVTFDSYSDDPLSLLWEDVLPLDDESDSSSESGDDDIIINQPISRDDSDDEDDFPVFLWKPSSHGLGDLGQWEAHTKGVGSRLLSKMGYIPGQGLGKNGEGRIEPVPIQLLPQGKSLDKIMALKEISGNRDMFDAMKRQEKLDRNLAKKLENQYKSGVQKTGVFDFINKKLGGKKGKLSELIHHHGDGKQSHGGQGHSKLHRNISEQDLKEKSDKNINIQLLKTSGEMKSVQKELMKLKESLSRNERDKSVTARVKTKISSLESYLEKLKSSENLMESHQQKRKNHKKMTVF